A genomic window from Bradyrhizobium lupini includes:
- a CDS encoding MDR family oxidoreductase: MATFKAIRIDKADKGTTAQLTQFDEAELMEGDVTVRVEWSTLNYKDGLALTGKAPVVRRFPMIAGIDFAGTVEQSSHPQWKAGDKVVCTGWGMGETHLGAYAEKARVKGDWLVALPQGLSARDAMAIGTAGFTAMLSVLALEKHGVSPNSGPVVVTGAAGGVGSVATAVLSKLGYHVIASTGRASEADYLKEIGAAEVIDRNELSAAAKPIAKERWAGGVDSVGSTTLANLLSMTKYGGAIAACGLAAGMDLPSSVAPFILRGVCLLGIDSVMCPIEPRKAAWQRLASDLDRSKLAEITHEIPLSEVPEWGAKILAGQVRGRTVVKIV, translated from the coding sequence GTGGCGACGTTCAAGGCGATCCGGATCGACAAGGCGGACAAGGGCACCACCGCGCAGCTCACGCAGTTCGACGAAGCCGAACTGATGGAGGGCGACGTCACCGTCCGCGTGGAATGGTCGACGTTGAACTACAAGGACGGCCTTGCGCTCACCGGCAAGGCGCCGGTGGTGCGCCGCTTCCCGATGATTGCCGGCATCGACTTCGCCGGCACCGTCGAGCAGTCCTCGCATCCGCAATGGAAGGCGGGCGATAAGGTTGTCTGCACCGGCTGGGGCATGGGCGAGACCCATCTTGGCGCCTATGCCGAGAAGGCGCGGGTGAAAGGCGACTGGCTGGTCGCTCTTCCGCAGGGCCTATCGGCGCGCGACGCCATGGCGATCGGCACTGCCGGCTTCACCGCGATGCTGTCCGTGCTGGCGCTGGAGAAGCACGGAGTGTCGCCGAACAGCGGTCCGGTCGTGGTGACGGGGGCTGCAGGCGGCGTCGGCTCGGTTGCGACCGCCGTGCTCTCGAAGCTCGGCTATCACGTCATCGCCTCCACCGGACGTGCGTCCGAAGCGGACTATCTGAAAGAGATCGGCGCGGCTGAGGTGATCGACCGCAACGAATTGTCGGCGGCCGCCAAGCCCATCGCCAAGGAGCGCTGGGCGGGTGGCGTCGACAGCGTCGGCTCGACCACGCTCGCAAACCTGCTGTCGATGACGAAGTACGGCGGCGCGATCGCGGCCTGCGGCTTGGCTGCCGGCATGGACCTGCCGTCTTCCGTCGCACCCTTCATTTTGCGCGGGGTGTGCCTTCTCGGCATCGATTCCGTGATGTGCCCGATCGAGCCGCGGAAAGCTGCCTGGCAACGCCTGGCGTCCGATCTGGACCGGTCAAAACTAGCTGAAATTACTCACGAAATTCCGCTTTCTGAAGTTCCGGAGTGGGGCGCGAAAATCCTCGCCGGCCAGGTCCGCGGTCGCACCGTTGTAAAAATTGTCTAA
- a CDS encoding MFS transporter, with the protein MSIQMGELGSVSRSSSWRTPAIIILCGCAIGMLGFGPRSALGFFVQPMSHEYAWGRDVFGLAIAFQNLLWGLGQPVAGAVADRFGLFRVMCVGALLYAGGLLLMRYSSTPLSLNIGAGVMVGFGLAGCSFNLVLSAFTKLLPAEKRGLALGAGTAAGSFGQFLFAPIGVALIDNFGWQQALTVFGFLMLLIIPLSLALSTPPVASAANAAPADQQTFTKALAEAFGHRSYVLLVLGFFTCGFQLAFITVHLPAFLVDSGISTQIGGWVIAAIGLFNIMGSLSVGYLQNSLPKRYILSTIYFTRALATLAFISFPITPFSAIAFGAVSGLTWLSTVPPTSALVAIMFGTRWFATLYGFAFVSHQVGGFLGVWLGGIVFERFGSYTPIWWLSILFGVLSALINLPIVEKPVQRTVAQPA; encoded by the coding sequence ATGTCGATACAGATGGGTGAGCTCGGTTCGGTCTCCCGTTCCTCCTCCTGGCGCACGCCGGCGATCATCATTCTCTGCGGCTGCGCGATCGGGATGCTCGGGTTCGGCCCGCGCTCGGCGCTGGGCTTCTTCGTACAGCCGATGAGCCATGAATATGCCTGGGGCCGCGACGTGTTCGGCCTCGCGATCGCGTTTCAGAATTTGCTGTGGGGACTGGGCCAGCCCGTCGCCGGCGCGGTCGCCGATCGCTTCGGCCTGTTCCGGGTGATGTGCGTCGGCGCTCTGCTCTATGCCGGGGGCTTGCTCCTGATGCGCTACTCATCGACGCCGCTGTCGCTCAACATCGGCGCTGGTGTCATGGTCGGCTTCGGTCTCGCCGGCTGCTCGTTCAATCTGGTGCTCTCGGCCTTCACCAAGCTCTTGCCGGCCGAGAAGCGCGGCCTTGCGCTCGGCGCCGGCACTGCGGCGGGATCGTTCGGGCAATTCCTGTTCGCGCCGATCGGTGTGGCCCTAATCGACAATTTCGGCTGGCAGCAGGCGCTCACCGTGTTCGGCTTCCTGATGCTGCTGATCATCCCGTTGTCGCTGGCGCTCTCGACGCCGCCGGTCGCAAGCGCGGCAAATGCGGCGCCTGCGGACCAGCAGACCTTCACCAAAGCGCTCGCGGAAGCCTTCGGCCATCGCTCCTACGTGCTGCTTGTCCTCGGCTTCTTCACCTGCGGCTTCCAGCTTGCCTTCATCACGGTGCATCTGCCGGCCTTCCTGGTCGATAGCGGCATCTCCACGCAGATCGGCGGCTGGGTGATCGCGGCGATCGGCCTGTTCAACATCATGGGATCGCTCAGCGTCGGCTATCTCCAGAACAGCCTGCCCAAGCGCTACATCCTCTCGACCATCTATTTCACCCGCGCGCTTGCGACGCTTGCCTTCATCTCGTTTCCGATCACGCCGTTCTCGGCGATTGCGTTCGGCGCGGTCTCCGGCCTGACCTGGCTGTCGACCGTGCCACCGACCTCGGCACTGGTCGCGATCATGTTCGGCACGCGCTGGTTCGCCACGCTCTATGGCTTCGCCTTCGTCAGCCATCAGGTCGGCGGCTTCCTCGGCGTCTGGCTCGGCGGCATCGTGTTCGAGCGGTTCGGTTCCTACACGCCGATCTGGTGGCTCTCGATCCTGTTCGGCGTGCTCTCGGCGCTGATCAATCTTCCGATCGTGGAGAAACCGGTCCAGCGGACGGTTGCGCAGCCTGCCTGA
- the nadA gene encoding quinolinate synthase NadA translates to MPLTGIYGPDDFANRPQGHVITPAQAKQSRTGPSLPMPSLEWTPEVERATAPLYERVKRVIPPIEWPLMAPTIKAINELKQARGAVILAHNYQTPEIFHCVADIGGDSLQLAVEATRVKAGIIVQCGVHFMAETSKLLNPDKTVLIPDTRAGCSLAASITGADVRLLREKFPGVPVVAYVNTSAEVKAEVDICCTSSNAVQVVESLGAPTVIFLPDRYLATYVASKTDVKIIAWKGACEVHERFTGAELRSYREADPSVQIIAHPECPPDVLAEADFTGSTAHMINWVRERRPRRLVMITECSMADNVRAELPDVEMLRPCNICPHMKRITLANILESLLTLREEVTIDPALADRARRSVERMINLKN, encoded by the coding sequence ATGCCGCTAACTGGAATTTACGGCCCCGACGACTTTGCCAACCGGCCGCAGGGCCACGTGATCACCCCGGCACAGGCCAAGCAGTCGCGAACCGGACCTTCGCTGCCGATGCCTTCACTGGAATGGACGCCGGAGGTCGAGCGAGCCACCGCACCGCTTTACGAGCGCGTGAAACGTGTCATCCCGCCGATCGAATGGCCGCTGATGGCCCCGACGATCAAGGCGATCAACGAGCTGAAGCAGGCCCGGGGCGCGGTGATCCTCGCGCACAATTACCAGACGCCGGAGATCTTCCACTGCGTCGCCGACATCGGCGGTGATTCGCTCCAGCTCGCGGTCGAAGCCACCAGGGTGAAGGCCGGCATCATCGTCCAGTGCGGCGTGCACTTCATGGCGGAGACGTCGAAACTGCTCAATCCGGACAAGACGGTGCTTATTCCTGATACGCGCGCCGGCTGCTCGCTCGCTGCCAGCATCACCGGCGCCGACGTCCGCCTGCTCCGCGAAAAATTCCCCGGCGTGCCTGTCGTTGCCTATGTCAACACCTCCGCGGAGGTGAAGGCCGAGGTCGATATCTGCTGCACCTCGTCGAACGCGGTGCAGGTGGTCGAAAGCCTCGGCGCACCAACCGTGATCTTCCTGCCCGACCGCTATCTCGCCACTTACGTGGCCTCGAAGACCGACGTGAAGATCATTGCCTGGAAGGGCGCCTGCGAGGTGCACGAGCGTTTCACTGGCGCCGAGCTGCGCAGCTACCGCGAGGCCGATCCCTCCGTGCAGATCATCGCTCATCCCGAATGCCCGCCGGACGTGCTGGCCGAGGCCGATTTCACGGGCTCGACCGCGCACATGATCAACTGGGTGCGCGAGCGGCGGCCGCGGCGGCTGGTGATGATCACGGAATGCTCGATGGCCGACAATGTCCGCGCCGAGCTGCCCGATGTGGAGATGCTGCGCCCCTGCAACATCTGCCCGCACATGAAGCGCATCACGCTCGCCAACATTCTGGAGAGCCTGCTGACGCTTCGCGAAGAAGTGACGATCGATCCCGCGCTCGCGGACCGCGCAAGGCGCTCGGTCGAGCGGATGATCAATTTGAAGAACTGA
- the nadC gene encoding carboxylating nicotinate-nucleotide diphosphorylase, whose translation MITPNSLLYPDAFLSPLAIDEAVLRALDEDLGRAGDITSLATIPEATKAQAILVARQSGVIAGLPLALATLQKLSPDIEIRAHVRDAARVARGQQVLTISGPARAILTAERTALNFVGRLSGVATLTADYVARTEGTRMRICCTRKTTPGLRALEKYAVRCGGGFNHRFGLDDAILIKDNHIAVAGGIRPVLERARAQAGHLVKIEIEVDTLPQLREVLDTGLADAVLLDNMDIATLREAVRLNEGRLKLEASGGVTLDSIPAIAATGVDYASSGALTHSAPNFDCALDIEA comes from the coding sequence ATGATCACCCCGAATTCTCTGCTTTATCCCGACGCCTTCCTCTCCCCGCTCGCGATCGACGAGGCCGTGCTGCGCGCGCTCGATGAGGATCTCGGCCGCGCCGGCGACATCACCTCACTTGCGACGATCCCCGAAGCAACGAAGGCGCAAGCAATCCTGGTCGCGCGGCAGTCCGGCGTGATCGCCGGCTTGCCACTGGCGCTCGCCACCTTGCAAAAGCTTTCGCCCGACATCGAGATACGCGCACATGTTCGCGACGCCGCGCGCGTCGCCCGCGGGCAGCAGGTGCTGACGATCTCGGGGCCGGCACGCGCCATCCTCACGGCGGAGCGGACCGCGCTGAATTTCGTCGGCCGCCTGTCGGGCGTTGCGACGCTCACGGCGGACTATGTCGCGCGCACCGAGGGCACCCGGATGAGAATCTGCTGCACGCGAAAGACCACGCCCGGGCTGCGCGCCTTGGAGAAATACGCGGTACGCTGCGGCGGCGGCTTCAATCACCGCTTCGGGCTCGACGACGCGATCCTGATCAAGGACAACCACATCGCGGTCGCCGGCGGCATCCGTCCCGTGCTGGAGCGCGCCCGCGCCCAGGCCGGCCATCTCGTCAAGATCGAGATCGAGGTCGACACGCTTCCGCAGTTGCGCGAGGTGCTCGACACCGGCCTTGCCGACGCCGTGCTGCTCGACAACATGGATATTGCGACGCTGCGCGAAGCCGTCAGGCTCAACGAGGGACGCCTCAAGCTGGAGGCATCCGGCGGTGTCACCCTGGACTCGATCCCAGCCATCGCTGCGACCGGCGTCGACTACGCCTCATCCGGCGCGCTGACGCATTCGGCGCCAAATTTCGACTGCGCGCTGGATATCGAGGCGTGA